A region from the Deltaproteobacteria bacterium genome encodes:
- a CDS encoding class I SAM-dependent methyltransferase, whose translation MGRAHLFEFEDQPWFPRLIRAYMQDHLAFMGNLSGTAYQPFVEKLKSALERLRQNQLLDLCSGSGGPASTITRLLREQGLEVRIRLSDLFPNATAYRHREHESGGTLQGVDTPVDAINVPAELQGFRLVANGFHHFRPEQARQVLADAVAKRQGIAVIEMVNRSVFAFIAVLIGTVMLLLATPFFKPFRFSRLFFTYLVPLVPVFLMWDGFVSCLRVYAPDELRALVTQLNAPGYEWDIGTTRAGPGVATYLIGIPAP comes from the coding sequence ATGGGAAGAGCGCATCTCTTCGAGTTTGAAGATCAGCCCTGGTTCCCGCGCCTGATTCGCGCCTACATGCAGGACCATCTCGCCTTCATGGGCAATTTGTCGGGAACCGCTTATCAACCCTTCGTGGAAAAGCTGAAATCGGCGCTCGAACGTTTACGGCAAAACCAGCTCCTCGATTTGTGTTCCGGCAGCGGCGGCCCGGCCTCCACCATCACCCGGCTGTTACGTGAACAAGGGCTGGAGGTGCGCATCCGTCTGAGCGATTTATTCCCTAACGCCACCGCGTACCGCCACCGCGAGCACGAGTCGGGTGGGACGCTGCAAGGCGTGGACACACCCGTAGACGCCATCAATGTTCCGGCGGAGTTGCAGGGGTTTCGCCTCGTCGCCAATGGCTTTCATCATTTTCGCCCCGAGCAGGCGCGGCAAGTGCTGGCCGATGCCGTGGCCAAACGCCAGGGCATCGCCGTGATCGAGATGGTGAACCGTTCCGTTTTTGCCTTTATCGCGGTGTTGATTGGCACCGTCATGCTCTTGCTGGCCACCCCCTTTTTCAAACCCTTTCGGTTCTCCCGGTTGTTCTTCACCTATCTCGTGCCGCTTGTGCCTGTATTTCTCATGTGGGACGGGTTTGTCTCCTGCCTGCGCGTCTATGCCCCGGATGAACTCCGCGCTTTGGTCACCCAACTCAACGCCCCAGGCTACGAGTGGGACATCGGC
- a CDS encoding cupin domain-containing protein: MATTQSPVAILAAETPPRTKPSNYPEPFASRMAGRVKRPLGDLFGLSNFGVNLTRLPPGAVSALHHAHSRQDEFIYILEGHPTLIVGTEETELRPGMCSGFKAGTGQGHHLENRTDTDVVFLEVGDRSAGDAGSYPVDDIQAVFGSDGKWQFTHKDGTPY; the protein is encoded by the coding sequence ATGGCAACCACTCAATCTCCCGTTGCAATTCTCGCTGCCGAAACGCCGCCGCGCACCAAGCCCTCGAACTACCCGGAACCGTTCGCTTCCCGCATGGCCGGGCGCGTCAAACGCCCACTCGGCGACCTCTTCGGGCTGAGTAACTTCGGTGTCAACCTCACTCGCTTACCGCCAGGGGCCGTGTCCGCTCTGCACCACGCTCACTCGCGCCAGGATGAGTTCATCTACATCCTCGAAGGCCACCCCACACTGATCGTCGGCACGGAAGAGACCGAGCTGCGCCCCGGCATGTGCTCTGGATTCAAGGCTGGAACCGGACAAGGACATCATTTGGAGAACCGCACCGACACTGACGTGGTGTTCTTGGAAGTGGGCGACCGCAGCGCGGGAGATGCCGGCAGTTATCCAGTCGACGATATCCAGGCTGTCTTCGGCTCCGACGGCAAATGGCAGTTCACCCACAAAGACGGCACGCCGTATTGA
- a CDS encoding adenylate/guanylate cyclase domain-containing protein: MLGRTLEQKAVWTYRFASIAATVEAFFLFIFGLDLTTRQTWLFFGFGLPATFVMYGVDRWLIGSYVRPILPALAILDAGRIPELPTAYRAWVQSLNVSTLTLIRVLTVHAPSILLPISLLCGLANLFAGLELKWWQFVVLWFFWPITAVPHAILEYFLIDRISQPLLARLDPHVRAYALRSLTPATVLETVQMAAGHELPEPRVVRVPTAVQLAGMFLFVSLVPMFALGASVYLKIAVGRLAAVGAWIALLIGINAAVSIAVVALSSMRVHRSMQELLDEMAHVQAGDLSGQWSPHSTDEFLDLDKGFNQMLVGLREREQIKDTFGRFVSREVADAILEGRVPMAGEQREVTILFQDLRGFTTMSERMKPAELLRVLNRFFTEVVAAIESEGGVVKQFTGDGVMALFGAPVTHSDDPARAVRAALGLVDRLVGLNVRLNAEGVPTLRVGVGIHTGDVVAGRIGPDTRVEYGVVGDPVNVASRIEGLTKEVPATILVSRVTADRVGDEFVFGRTAVLPVKGKQQPVEVVEVLGRVDEAGAGVEVAAGVASA, translated from the coding sequence ATGTTGGGACGTACGCTAGAGCAGAAAGCTGTCTGGACCTATCGCTTCGCTTCGATAGCGGCGACTGTCGAAGCCTTCTTCCTCTTTATTTTCGGCCTCGACCTGACCACACGGCAAACGTGGCTGTTCTTTGGCTTTGGACTCCCGGCCACTTTTGTCATGTACGGAGTGGACCGTTGGCTGATCGGCAGCTACGTGCGGCCTATCCTTCCCGCCTTGGCTATACTCGATGCCGGACGGATTCCCGAACTCCCCACTGCCTACCGGGCCTGGGTGCAGTCGCTCAATGTATCGACACTCACGCTCATCCGCGTGCTGACCGTCCATGCGCCCTCGATCTTGTTGCCGATTTCGCTGTTGTGTGGGCTGGCCAATCTTTTCGCCGGGTTGGAGCTGAAGTGGTGGCAGTTTGTCGTACTGTGGTTCTTCTGGCCCATCACCGCCGTGCCGCACGCGATTCTTGAGTATTTTCTGATCGATCGCATTAGCCAACCGCTTTTGGCGCGGCTCGATCCCCACGTGCGTGCCTATGCCCTGCGGTCGCTGACCCCGGCGACGGTCCTCGAAACCGTACAGATGGCGGCGGGACACGAGCTGCCGGAGCCGCGTGTGGTACGGGTGCCAACGGCGGTGCAGCTCGCTGGCATGTTTCTCTTCGTCAGCCTGGTGCCGATGTTCGCGTTGGGTGCCTCGGTGTATCTGAAGATCGCTGTCGGTCGTCTCGCGGCGGTCGGTGCCTGGATTGCCTTGCTCATCGGCATTAACGCGGCGGTCAGCATTGCTGTCGTCGCCTTGTCCTCCATGCGCGTGCACCGCTCCATGCAAGAGCTGCTTGATGAAATGGCCCACGTGCAAGCTGGCGATCTGTCTGGACAGTGGAGCCCGCACTCCACAGACGAGTTTCTCGACTTGGATAAAGGGTTCAATCAGATGCTGGTCGGGCTGCGCGAGCGTGAGCAAATCAAGGACACGTTCGGACGCTTTGTCTCGCGCGAGGTGGCGGACGCCATCTTGGAGGGGCGGGTGCCGATGGCCGGCGAGCAACGCGAAGTTACGATCTTGTTTCAAGATCTGCGCGGCTTCACTACCATGAGCGAACGCATGAAACCGGCGGAGCTGCTACGGGTCCTCAATCGGTTTTTTACCGAAGTCGTGGCTGCCATCGAGTCCGAAGGTGGAGTGGTGAAGCAATTCACCGGCGACGGGGTGATGGCGCTGTTCGGTGCGCCGGTGACGCATTCTGACGATCCTGCGCGCGCGGTGCGTGCCGCCCTTGGGCTGGTGGATCGTCTAGTCGGGCTGAACGTGCGCCTGAACGCTGAGGGGGTGCCTACGCTGCGGGTGGGAGTGGGCATTCATACCGGCGACGTGGTGGCCGGACGTATTGGCCCGGACACGCGGGTGGAGTACGGCGTGGTCGGCGATCCGGTGAATGTGGCCAGCCGCATCGAAGGGCTGACGAAAGAAGTGCCGGCGACCATCTTGGTCTCGCGCGTTACGGCGGATCGCGTGGGCGACGAGTTTGTTTTTGGCCGCACTGCCGTCTTGCCGGTCAAGGGAAAACAGCAGCCAGTCGAAGTGGTGGAAGTGCTGGGGCGGGTAGACGAGGCTGGGGCGGGCGTGGAAGTTGCCGCTGGCGTGGCGAGTGCTTGA
- a CDS encoding nitroreductase family protein — MAAQDIFEMIYSTRAMRRLKPDPIPEDTLKKIVDAGIHAPSGGNLQDWGFVLVRKPELKRFIRDRYWGMWQKLQGSRPLPADVPPARRRLMGAAAHLAEHLDEVPVILLACAKKVYPAFANVGQDRASVATVHGSIYPAVQNMILACRALGVGTVLTTIHCCFEDELKQKLGIPEDVEIAALLPLGYPQGRFGLTARKPAEEVIHWDTWGQKAVG, encoded by the coding sequence ATGGCTGCACAAGATATTTTCGAGATGATCTATTCCACGCGGGCGATGCGGCGGTTGAAGCCCGATCCTATTCCTGAAGACACGTTGAAAAAGATCGTTGACGCTGGCATTCACGCGCCCAGCGGCGGCAATCTCCAAGATTGGGGATTCGTGCTGGTGCGTAAGCCCGAACTGAAGAGGTTCATTCGCGACCGCTATTGGGGCATGTGGCAAAAGCTCCAAGGCAGCCGCCCGCTACCTGCCGACGTGCCGCCGGCGCGGCGGCGCCTTATGGGGGCGGCTGCGCACTTGGCCGAACACCTGGACGAAGTCCCAGTGATTCTTTTAGCCTGCGCGAAAAAGGTGTACCCGGCGTTCGCCAATGTGGGGCAGGATCGCGCCAGCGTGGCGACCGTGCACGGGTCCATCTATCCCGCCGTGCAAAACATGATCCTGGCCTGCCGTGCGCTGGGCGTGGGTACCGTGCTGACGACAATCCACTGTTGTTTCGAGGATGAGTTAAAACAGAAACTGGGCATTCCCGAAGACGTCGAGATTGCCGCCTTATTGCCGCTGGGTTATCCGCAAGGTCGCTTCGGCCTGACCGCGCGCAAACCTGCCGAGGAAGTGATTCACTGGGACACCTGGGGGCAGAAGGCTGTTGGCTAA
- a CDS encoding NACHT domain-containing protein, whose protein sequence is MAKVQIKPAAITRAGYEYQDLAGIEVLIHQYRDPDLYAWVQLEADDTEYRALDDVVAARKDGSFEFIQVKFTVDSDRYELDWGWLLAKTKNGTSMLEKWAKALARVAAMGPIHSAGLKTNRIPSTEFAKCLKGARVDLDLLPKEIRESVEGACGGAAEAKAFFRAFDFLGGLPDLDRYENYLRDQIVPTDTDSLGWLAFRHNVRRWAIYHNQPEPDGRILREHVVQLITKRRPQPIRQDFIVPVSYGPPSEAFDKLIRGRIAKDDNPITILWGTPGRGKSTYLSYLTQELQKEGAAVARHHYFLSAEDSSSNRISFIEISTSLMDQLYVQHPEAMAGVAEDADKLRSNIGIAATNLAVKGQRLYIVVDGLDHVWRDTQRVDQLNHLFNELLPLPPNVSLIVGTQRVTDEQLPGKLLTIANDDDWIEIPRMDEVAVHRWVVQQDKARPLILRFDPTPQRRAEIIDEIASAFFNISQGHPLHLIYAYEGLIRAGRSTSMKEIELLPPCPDGDIRVYYQGLWVRLSADAKNALHMLAGSDFFWPSLGIRQVLGDFSEIDHLLEPRNVGMVPFHSSIFAWVRERADHAETYRALLPKIINWLANDAPEYWRWGWLWLARAQAGDFKDLLTGATRDWVVESFAKGWSDQQIENILAAAEAKTFEDGDLPRTISLRSLKTRVSNAREFQSRDFAAYRATALAVSENRQQMLNLLDDIHDLTDSEVTELARRGPSEMSSQILPACLNELARRVNAWIALRHRPEQEFTKLSDQLLSVSALMDKETVRRTLNYARGFRKPEPHVSRLIRLLGDARNIEGLQFVRKTLSGAKWKDHRRLIHDALIRAASFAGADVRELVPLGKEPFSAFAACWFLWRDRYASVAVHIPSVSNLIRERYSPGENADITSFFYDAFWIALYVGLGANGSDYSMIHPGLGKDNLGWLPKGLAKLEEIAREIAEGRLAPTFSTVYAEAMDLKPVQWGPAPEREYRQYRAFNEALRCIAVDLHFLDLSDPSNTKVPAAELNTVRQSAHWSDETWVTHNVGDRIPLLDKDGAAVLLTAEARSLSAKVTEFNERSERWTQLADLALLYEDGRQAEFLAHAAECLVGYGWRKDLGAMNVLDAVVELSAKDAAVTRARLDTLVPIIEVITKFTDGDETNHVRSELIEVVAKVAPERLPSLYAHHLSTDDYSYADECLIELAKVMDLSSPEGAALARTFLDGRTLGVLEDRAVNEPAARALLAGQNAFLGRTPKARGESKATEEELSEREKEDAKVNPTSFGYENFAAVVKAAAAGHYRSREEFMVKWLHHWKDRRKASRALRSIFSYFETSETTYGAEEILDEAFLVSLAIEGKEAAYPWLVKAHIHRHGWSDYTSETEIMTRIKLAAKHYSDRWFQYIKDTSVPAPYYRRRRYSIVIGYKYLVRFLVLVGQVELADKITTAFVNSLVEEVREQPIPETPWFC, encoded by the coding sequence ATGGCAAAAGTCCAGATAAAGCCAGCAGCAATAACAAGAGCTGGTTACGAGTACCAAGACCTCGCCGGCATCGAGGTGCTTATTCACCAGTACCGCGACCCTGATCTCTACGCCTGGGTGCAGCTCGAGGCGGACGACACAGAGTACCGCGCGCTCGATGACGTCGTGGCTGCGCGAAAGGATGGTTCTTTCGAGTTCATCCAGGTCAAGTTCACGGTCGACTCCGACCGCTACGAGCTGGATTGGGGCTGGCTTCTCGCCAAGACTAAGAACGGGACCTCGATGCTTGAGAAGTGGGCGAAAGCCCTCGCCCGCGTCGCCGCGATGGGTCCAATCCACAGTGCAGGCCTCAAGACCAACCGCATACCGTCTACGGAGTTCGCCAAGTGCCTGAAAGGTGCGCGGGTCGACCTTGACCTCCTGCCGAAGGAAATTCGGGAGTCAGTTGAGGGCGCGTGCGGAGGCGCCGCCGAAGCCAAGGCGTTCTTCCGCGCCTTCGATTTCTTGGGAGGTCTGCCGGACCTCGACAGATACGAAAACTATTTGCGTGATCAGATCGTACCTACGGACACGGATTCGCTGGGCTGGCTCGCCTTCCGCCACAACGTACGGCGTTGGGCGATCTATCATAACCAGCCGGAGCCCGATGGACGTATTCTGCGGGAGCATGTTGTACAACTCATCACGAAGCGCCGCCCACAACCAATACGGCAGGACTTTATCGTTCCCGTCAGCTACGGTCCCCCGAGCGAGGCCTTCGACAAACTCATTCGTGGGCGCATTGCGAAGGACGACAATCCGATCACAATTCTTTGGGGAACGCCCGGACGCGGAAAGAGCACCTACCTGAGCTATCTGACGCAGGAGCTTCAAAAGGAAGGCGCGGCCGTCGCGCGACACCACTACTTTCTGTCGGCAGAGGACTCGAGTTCCAACCGCATCTCTTTTATCGAGATTTCAACCTCGCTGATGGATCAGCTCTATGTGCAACATCCTGAAGCCATGGCCGGCGTCGCGGAAGATGCGGACAAGTTGCGGTCCAACATCGGGATTGCCGCGACCAACCTGGCCGTCAAAGGGCAGCGGCTCTACATCGTCGTTGACGGACTAGATCACGTGTGGCGCGATACGCAGCGCGTCGACCAGCTCAATCACCTCTTCAACGAGCTGCTCCCGCTGCCGCCAAATGTAAGTCTTATTGTCGGAACGCAGCGCGTCACCGACGAGCAACTGCCCGGCAAGCTGCTGACGATCGCGAATGACGATGACTGGATCGAGATTCCACGCATGGATGAGGTCGCGGTCCATCGCTGGGTGGTGCAGCAGGACAAGGCGCGTCCACTCATCCTTCGGTTTGATCCGACGCCCCAGCGGCGCGCCGAAATTATCGACGAGATCGCAAGCGCGTTTTTTAATATCAGCCAGGGCCACCCGCTGCATTTGATTTACGCATATGAGGGACTCATACGTGCAGGCCGCTCAACCTCTATGAAGGAAATCGAGCTACTCCCGCCCTGCCCGGACGGCGATATCCGTGTCTACTATCAGGGACTCTGGGTTCGCCTCAGCGCGGATGCCAAGAACGCCCTCCACATGCTCGCCGGATCGGACTTCTTCTGGCCGAGCCTTGGCATAAGACAGGTGCTCGGGGACTTCAGCGAGATCGACCACCTTTTGGAGCCGCGCAATGTCGGCATGGTCCCCTTCCACTCAAGCATCTTCGCATGGGTACGGGAGCGGGCGGACCATGCGGAAACCTATCGGGCGCTCCTGCCGAAGATCATCAACTGGCTTGCGAATGATGCGCCTGAATATTGGCGGTGGGGCTGGCTCTGGCTCGCCAGGGCGCAGGCTGGCGACTTCAAGGATTTGCTCACGGGCGCAACGCGGGACTGGGTTGTCGAATCCTTCGCGAAGGGCTGGTCCGATCAGCAGATCGAAAACATCCTCGCCGCCGCGGAAGCAAAGACCTTCGAGGACGGAGACTTGCCGCGAACCATATCCCTTCGCAGTCTTAAGACCCGCGTCTCAAACGCGCGCGAGTTTCAATCGAGGGATTTTGCCGCTTATCGCGCGACCGCGCTCGCAGTCTCCGAGAACCGCCAGCAGATGCTGAACCTTCTCGACGACATCCACGACTTGACCGACTCCGAAGTGACAGAGCTAGCCCGCCGCGGGCCTAGTGAAATGTCCTCGCAGATCTTGCCGGCATGTCTCAATGAACTGGCTCGCCGCGTCAACGCATGGATCGCGCTGCGTCACCGCCCCGAGCAGGAATTCACGAAGCTTTCGGATCAGCTTCTCTCAGTCAGTGCGCTGATGGATAAGGAAACAGTGCGCCGCACGTTAAACTACGCGCGCGGCTTCAGAAAGCCCGAGCCCCATGTCTCAAGGCTCATCCGTTTGCTAGGGGATGCGCGAAACATCGAGGGGCTCCAGTTTGTCCGCAAGACGCTGAGCGGCGCCAAGTGGAAGGATCACCGGCGATTGATCCACGACGCACTCATACGGGCGGCGAGTTTCGCAGGCGCGGATGTCAGAGAACTGGTCCCTCTCGGCAAGGAGCCTTTCTCAGCCTTTGCCGCATGCTGGTTCCTCTGGCGTGATCGCTACGCGAGCGTAGCAGTGCACATCCCTTCGGTTAGCAATCTGATCCGCGAGCGGTACTCGCCCGGTGAGAACGCGGACATCACATCCTTCTTCTACGATGCGTTCTGGATCGCGCTTTATGTAGGGCTCGGCGCGAACGGCAGCGATTACTCGATGATTCATCCGGGGCTCGGCAAGGACAATTTGGGGTGGCTACCGAAGGGCCTCGCAAAGCTCGAGGAGATCGCAAGGGAAATCGCGGAAGGTCGGCTCGCTCCCACCTTCTCCACCGTCTACGCCGAAGCAATGGATCTCAAGCCGGTTCAGTGGGGTCCAGCTCCCGAAAGAGAGTACAGACAGTATCGGGCCTTCAACGAGGCTCTCCGATGCATCGCCGTCGATCTGCACTTCCTTGATCTTTCCGACCCTAGCAATACGAAGGTGCCAGCCGCGGAACTGAATACAGTGCGCCAATCCGCCCATTGGTCGGACGAGACCTGGGTGACACACAACGTGGGTGACAGGATTCCGCTCCTCGATAAAGATGGTGCGGCGGTGCTGCTCACCGCCGAGGCGAGATCCCTTTCAGCAAAGGTGACGGAGTTTAACGAGCGCTCAGAGCGTTGGACGCAACTCGCGGACTTGGCGCTCCTGTATGAGGACGGAAGACAGGCCGAGTTTCTGGCGCACGCTGCCGAATGTCTCGTGGGCTATGGCTGGCGAAAAGACCTCGGTGCGATGAACGTACTCGATGCCGTTGTCGAGTTAAGCGCGAAAGACGCGGCTGTCACGCGGGCACGCCTAGATACGCTCGTCCCGATCATCGAAGTGATCACCAAATTTACGGACGGCGACGAGACGAATCACGTGAGGTCTGAGCTGATCGAAGTGGTGGCGAAGGTTGCGCCCGAGCGTTTGCCCTCACTCTACGCACATCACCTCTCGACCGACGATTATTCCTATGCCGACGAGTGCCTGATCGAACTCGCAAAAGTGATGGATCTCAGTTCCCCGGAAGGTGCCGCGCTAGCCCGCACCTTCCTTGACGGACGGACCCTGGGGGTTCTCGAGGACCGCGCGGTTAATGAACCTGCCGCCCGTGCGCTCCTCGCCGGTCAGAATGCGTTTCTCGGCCGCACGCCGAAAGCTCGCGGCGAAAGCAAGGCGACTGAAGAAGAGCTTTCCGAACGGGAGAAAGAGGATGCCAAAGTTAACCCTACATCGTTTGGCTATGAGAATTTCGCCGCCGTAGTGAAAGCGGCCGCCGCGGGTCATTACAGGAGCCGCGAAGAATTCATGGTAAAGTGGCTCCATCACTGGAAGGATCGGCGCAAGGCATCGCGCGCTCTGCGCTCAATCTTCTCCTACTTCGAGACGAGTGAGACGACCTACGGCGCCGAGGAAATCCTCGACGAAGCCTTCCTTGTAAGCCTCGCGATTGAGGGAAAGGAGGCCGCGTATCCGTGGCTCGTCAAAGCCCACATTCATCGTCATGGCTGGAGCGACTACACGTCCGAGACCGAGATAATGACTCGAATCAAACTCGCCGCGAAGCACTATTCGGATCGCTGGTTCCAGTACATCAAGGATACGTCCGTGCCCGCGCCCTACTACCGGCGCAGGCGCTACAGTATCGTGATCGGCTACAAATACCTGGTGCGCTTCTTGGTGCTCGTTGGCCAGGTAGAACTTGCCGACAAAATCACCACTGCCTTCGTGAACTCATTGGTCGAGGAGGTCCGGGAACAGCCTATCCCGGAGACGCCATGGTTCTGCTAG